The following DNA comes from Cucumis sativus cultivar 9930 chromosome 7, Cucumber_9930_V3, whole genome shotgun sequence.
TGCAGTCAGAAAAGTGTTGCCGTAGAGTCTGTTGAATCAAATTATCTGTAGCTGTATCAACCGATGCAGTGGCTTCATCAAGGACCAACACCTTACTCTTCTTGAGTAGCACACGACCAAGGCAAACGAGTTGCCTCTGACCCATGCTCCAATTTTCTCCATTCTCACTAACtgcatttcattttcaaaccaaacaaGTTTCAATAACTACACTTCATTGGAAACTATACCAAACTATCGATAAATGTACCTGTTGAATCCAGctttccttccttctttctcACTTCATCTCCAAGTTGGCATTTATCCAGTGCCTGATGCATCGATGAAATATTTGATTCCATGGGACggtaaaaaagaacaagacagaaactttattttaggaaatgaTTAGAAGAGAAAAGCATGTTACCTCCCAAATATCTTCATCTGCGTATTCTTCAAGGGGATCAAGATTGCTCCGCACAGTGCCTTCAAACATAGTAGGATCCTGAGGGATGATACTGAGTTTGGACCGCAAATCATGAAGTCCAATCGTTGTTATGTTGATATTATCAATTACAATATGACCTGCTACAGGATCGACTATCCGGAAAAGTGTTTGTATTAGAGTTGATTTTCCACTTCCTGTTCTCCCAACAATGCCAGTTTTCTTTCCACCTGGAAAAGTACATGTAACACCTCGCAACACAAGAGGTAGTTGTGGTGCATAACGAACCtacaattagaaaaaattcaaGACAGAATCACAACATCAGATGTGAGAGTTGTTGGCATCAAAGgacaccaaaaagaaaaaagaaaaaatgaaaataccTGCAGATTATGAAGTTCAATTTCTCCAAATGCTGGCCAGCTACGATCCGGACGATTTTCCTCGATCACTAGAGGTGGCTCACTAGGAATAGAAGTATATTGAAATATTCTCTCAACCGATATGATTTTGTTCTCCATATTGCAAAGGTTCCATATCAGCCAAGCTTGCAACATATTGAGGTTAAGTCCATAGGTTACAGACAAGCCGGCAATGCCTTCAGTGAAAGGGGTAAAAGTAATAAGAATTAGGCGGTTagggaaaggaagaaaagtaACTTAAAGATCGTTGTTTGATGATAGACGAGCCTGAACAATGTACCTGGATCAATGACTCCCACAGGGATAGATATCAAAAAGATTAAAGAGGAAGCAAATGTAATGGAAGACAATAAATCAAGACGGAAACAAAGCCATTCCATTGCCGCTGCAGTGTGGAACTTGGGTCGAGAGTATGCATCTGTCAGTTTCATGTTGGTGTCTTGGAATCTCGACTCTTGATCAAAGCTCCTAATAGTTGTTGATCCAGAAATTGTTTCAGAGAATAGTTGGATCACTGGAGCTTTGCATACTCCAATCAACCGTGATAATTCTCTTGCCGATGGAATATAATGTTGCTGTGTGATAAAAGCTCAATGTAAGGTAACACAGCAGAAACtccaaaaaaatttgtttttctttatgtaaCTTTCCTATCAAGACAAACCAGAAGGCCAGAAGGTATACCTCATACCAAATGCACACAGCCATCACAGGGATAAAGATAATGAAAACTTGCCATGCAACTTGAGACATTACTGCAATAATTCCTACAAGCTGAATCACATTGAAGCAAAAGGACGCAACTCGAAATGGTATATCCATATCAAGGGTACTTTGGTCTGTGGAGGCCTGTAAAAAAAGTACAGTATTTACCAATTATTATGAACATGAGTTTCAAGAAACTAATCGAAGAGCATCATGAACATAAATTCACTCACTCTATTGAGAATTCTTCCACTTGGAGTAGCATCGAAGAATGACATGGGAGCGCGAAAGATGCTTGTATGCATTTTAACGAATAGTTCAGTTGCTGCTTTAAAACCAGCTGTAACAAGAAGTGCTGACCTCAAGAGGACACACAAGGAGCTTCCAACAGACAAAGCAACGTAGACAATAATCAATCGAGAGGTAGAGACAGGAGGCTCCATGTCCTCTGAAACAGGAGTAGCCCATGCCATCCAATAGTTGCTTCCaatttgaagaatttgaaagagaaCCTGACCAAACAATATAATGGGCACAAGAGCTCCACCATAAGCAGACTTGATATATTTCCAGTAAACTGGAAATCCaacttttcctttctctctctcttcttcctgTACAAGCTGTCCTTTCGACTTAGAGGCATCAACTGCCCTCCCATCTTGTATATCTGATTTATCATCCTCATGCGTAATGCCATTAGTACTAATCACAGATTCGTCTTCCTTACTAGTAGAATTTTTAGAAGAATCTCCTTCCACAGAAGAATTAATGGCTGATAATGCTTCCTCGTGTGCACCAACAAGTGCCATGAAGTCGGTTCCAGAGCGAAGAATTTCTTCGTACTTTCCAGCTTGTGTGATTCTTCCATCTTTCATGACCTTTCAGTAATGAATTTTCCAAGTTTAGATGTAAAAGCCTAAGAAAAATAACGGAAAACAAAGATAGAGTCTTCATCTACTCACCAAGATAAGATCAGCTGCTGGCAAAAATTCAACTTGATGAGTAACATAAATGACTGTTTTTGAACTCAAAACACCAAGGAGACATTCCTGTTAGGATAATACCACACGTTATTGTAAATTCACAGATGAAGAAAGGAATAGCATAAactcataaaacaaaaatgaaaagtaaatagGAAACGTAATTACCTTGAAGAGGTGAGAACCTGTATGAGCATCAACCGCACTGAATGGATCATCAAACAAGTAAATATCAACATCTTGGTACAAGGCACGAGCAATTTGAATTCTTTGCTTCTGTCCACCACTTAAATTGATTCCTCTTTCTCCTATTACCGTCTGGTCACCAAATGAAAGAATTTCAAGGTCCTTTTCTAGACAACATGCTTCAAGAACTCTTTTGTACCTTTCTCTGTCCATCTCTTTGGAAAAGAGTATGTTGTCCTCGATCTTTCCACTCTGTATCCATGGTGATTGAGCTACATAGGCCTTACTACCACACACTCTCAGGTTCCCTGATGTTTTAGGTACTTCTCCCAGGATACAAGACAGCAAGCTGGACTTCCCTGAGCCTACCGTACCACAAACAGCAACTCTCATGCCATGTTCGACTTTGAAATTAATATCTCGCAATGTCAGGTTTGAAGAAGACGAATCCCAAGAAAAGTTTCCATTCACAATCTCAACTGCTGTAGTAGAACTACCCCTTGGAACCCTCTCTATAATATCAGCCTGCAAGTCATCAAGGCGAAGGAACGCCACTATTCTATCCAGTGAAACTTTTGTTTGAACCACCATAGAGATTGTGTCAGGAAGATTGTAGATAGGTTCTTGAAGAATTCTAAATGTTGCAAGCGCAGATAATACTTTGCCAGACTCTAACGGGATCCCCACAAGCATACATGTCCCAAAAGTGATTACAGATACAAATGTTGGGGCACCCCAAAAGACAAACGTTGTAACCGACAATGTATAAAGGAACTTCTTTAACCATCCTGCCTCAATATTCCTAAGTTCTGATATCTTGGATAGAAATTTCATCTCCCATCCCTGAAGCTTAAGAATCCTCATATTTCTCAAGATTTCAGATGTCGCCTTCATCCTTGTGTCTTTTGATTCCATTATCTTGTCTTGAAACTTCTCCTGCAACTTTCCCAATGGGATATTTATCAACATAATAGCTATAGTTGCAACAAAAGCTGAAATTGAAGCAAGACCAAGATTTTTATACAAAACCAACAGGGCCAATCCAACTTGAAAAACCACCAGCCAAACATCATGCATATACCAACTGAAGTCACCAACCCTCTCGGCATCTACAGTCATGAAGTTGATGATCTCCCCACTTGTGTGCTGTTGTCTTGACTGGCAAGAAAGGGTCAGACCCTTGTTGTAGATCATGGCAACCAATGCAGCTCGAACCCTTATTCCAACTTGTTGCACCCTAAAGAACCAATGCCTCATTGCAAGACACTCTACGAGTTTTGCCAGGAAAAATACACAGGCTAAAACGTAgccttcattttcaaaatctcgGTGACCGTTGAGATATTGAACAAAAGTGTCAATAAGATAGGGGCCAACATACGTAGCCAATGTGTAAATGAAGGCAAACACAGCAGTTAAAAGTATCTCTTTCCAAGCCGTGTAGAGTAGACACTTGGCCAAAGAAAGAGTGGTGACTCTGTTGATTGTTCCACACTCAGACTCGAGCTTGTTTCTTAGAATCTGAAAGGTCCCAGAAACAGCATCACGGCTTGCAAGTTGAGGAATATCCTCGAGATCCAatgcctttttctttccagTTGCAATCAGTGGACCCAtccaagaaaatgaaaggataCTGAAAATTCCAGCAGTCTCGTAAGGGGTCACAGTTTCTTCTCCTTTGCAGTTCTTCAGCTCGACACTGCCATTACTGAGAGTAGTGTACCTTGTTTCACCATTTAAAAGGTGTTCTTCAAGAGGATCTTGCTCACTCACACTCTTCACAAAGAACCCAACATATACGATCAGCAAACCAAAGACAACCGATATAACATCAGAAACCAAGTATCTAATGGGCAAGGAATGAGTTTGGCTATAATGAACCGAATCCACAGTAAGACAGTAACAAGAAACAGCAAAGTAAGAAACCCACCAGACTCTCAAATGAATTGCAAACTTCAACTTTCCAATTTTGGAAACTTGAGAATGTAAGCAAAAGGAAACTGTACCCCATGCAAGTGCTTTCAACCCAAAATCCAAAAGGGTCACCAGAAATCCCTCAGACCACCCATTTCTATACCAGTAGAAGCAATCAAGAGAGAGGAAAACAAGATTGTAAACAGAAATAACGAGGCAACACATGAAAGTTCCCTTAACGTACAAACTCCCCGTCTCTGTTTGACGTTCCCCACAGCCTGCCTTAAACTTGAAGCACACCCATAAGAAGCAAAAAGCAAGCAACAAAACCAAGTGAGCCAAACCAGACAGACCGTGAGCTAAACTGGGTTCAAGGAGAAAGTGAGCAGCAGAGCTCACAGAGCCATGAAAGAATCCGTTAGTTAAGCTTAGCATAGAGTAATCAAATGAACCCATGATAGAAAAAGTTTTTTAGGAAGATGTGTGCTATGAAACTCCACTAAGGTTTAAGGTCAATCCAAGtgaaaatgataaagaaaCTCCACAGCTACTAAAGCTTTATATTGTTCAAAAGaaacagagagaaaaagagtCAAACTTTACTTCCCTGGACAAGGATGCAGCGTAGTGCGCAAGAATCAGGGATTGAAAGTAACGATAACAAAAGGACAAAAAAGGCTAGACAGAGGGTGAAAGcgatttaaaaacaaaatgacatGCCTTTCCACTTTCTACTTTCTAGGTAATGGGCAGAGACAAAGACAACTTGTAGTGAAAAAGATATTATGAGAAAAAACTGAAAACCTTTTCTCCTAATTGTTTATACTTTCCTAATTCCAAGTTCTTCACTGATTTGGGATTAAAATACTAACATTTTTACAGAGAATAATCAACCGAAACCCAAATAAAGCAATGGACATGTGGGgttatagaaaagaaagatgagCAAGAATGAATTAAAAACTAACCAGACCCATGAACGAACTTTCCTCCCAAATTGTTGACTTGACTCTTGGAGCACAAGGATGGGGAAATTCCAcaataagaatttgaaagagTGAGAGTGAGAgtacaaagaaaaagagtataAGAAAAGTCAAAACTGACGGCAATTTGAGAGGCCCATTAGAGATTATGTGAAGCGCAAGgaacatttgaaattgcaaaaTTCGATGAGATTGGCCATTGGTTCTGAAGGCGAGAGATGCCtcgaaacatgaaaaaaaatagggtctatgatttattttttttatctctgcCCTTGTTTTGTGcaacaaattatattgaaaaagttTACAACCAAAGTTGAAGTTTGTTTACCTTCCTTCCAAAAATTTAGGAGATATGtttataatgttaaatttcttagttttgtgaaggatttgtttttaaaactcataTAAATGGGCTTACAGACCCGAGCCAGGCCCGTCCCCTATTCCATTCCCCGTCTTGGCCAATGCTCCTATTCCTCCTAGGAACCGAACGGGCATTCTTgcgaaaaatattttccatttttttaaagtttaatctcatttttcaaaCCACATTTACAGTAAatgtatatacattttaaacgtgttttttattttcgatagaatattatcaatttttttatttaaaaccattaaaatgtcaaattctagctctttgtttataaaaataaaaaatcaattattagaaaatacttttaaaaatccatccatcaaattaaaaaattcaattattagaatgcttttaaaaattcatcCATAAAACTTACtaatacttttcaaaattcatcCATAAAACTAAAgcaatcattaaaaaaaaatcaaatatcaatcCATAAGTATTCAATTAcataaatgaagaaatggaattgagaaaataaggaaatgaagaataattaaataggttttttaaaaatccattacatattattaaataaataactatttatatttatatttaatatacatatatatatatataattaaatatatttttaattgaagcAGGTACGGAGTTGGGAATGTATTCTCGTCCTCGACCCCGTGTTGCCCacggaaaagaaaaaaaaattctcttccATTTTCGTATATTCAGGATTTCCTATCCCGTTCAATGGACATCTCTATATTGGctatttaatatctatcttatcttatttaaaatctttttttctccatttcattctatttgttatgaaatttcgtaataaaaaatctatcatttttttttcataaaaataaaataaaatttcaaatatttcataggaaacaaaattctcctttttctctttctatcctcctttttcctttttgagcTTTATGCCTGCGTCTGACTCCCCACTCCATTCTTTCGTTGGTAAAGTATTAAGGGTGCATTTGGTAGAGAAAgaattatggaaaaaaaaggttatgataatatgtgtttgaaaaatgaatatgaataatagtgttatgataatatgtgtttgggggaGAGATTAAGATAGtatgttatgataatatgtgtttgggagAAAAGTTATGATTATAGTGTTATTATAACATGTGTTTGGAAAAGAGTTATTAGTTATGTTAATGAAAtttgtgatatattttttataaaataaacaatattaatatatgtatttatggatcatttctaaaaataatgtaaaatttgaaacatatatcAAAAATAGGGTGGGtgtaaaactattttaaaaaataggtgatTTTAGGtcccgtacacgacttcctatttttatatttatactacacTGCGCCctacattattttattttctcattatttctATACGTAGGTCCCACACActtcactttttctcattatttatatatacgtacgcacatataatataatatatatattatacattcaaattctaaaaatatctttctttattaaattaatttatttttttatttttttctttatatatatttaaatatcacaatttttaatcttcaatttttcttattaaatttatttttctaatttaatttaattatttcttgatcaaaattatacatatattttttttttccaattttcaattttttttaaaaaatctcatatattaacaaaaacatgttattaaaaatatattaaacaaattaaaatagtaataataataattgagataagttaaaattactaaaaaaaataataataataacacttgaaGCCACTAATGCACATTggtaattgaataaaaagaaattcatgtttatggcaaaaggaaaaaaacaagaattggttcgattacaaattaaatttaaaaacttaacgaataattttcaattgcaaatttattgttattattatttttagagtaagtttcaacttctttcaattattattatcttttttatttgtttaatgtattttttaataacatatttggttaatatatgtgtttttttaaacagaaaattagaaaaagatatatataattttggttaagaaataattaaattaaattagaaaagatgaattaataaaaaaattgaagattgagatatttaatatatatatatatatatatatatatatatatataattattatttctatttttatttgtttaatatatttttaataacatatttgttaatatatgagttttttaaaaaaatgaaaaattagaaaaaaatatatgtgtaattttgattaagaaaaaattaaattaaagtagaaaaatgaatttaataagaaaaatcgaagattgtgatatttaaatatatataaagaaaaaataaaaaataaattaatttaataaagaaagatatttttagaatttgaatgtttaatatatatattatactatatgtgagtatgtatatataaatattgagaAAAAGTGAAGTGTGTGGGAcctacatatataaataatgagaaaataaaaaatgtggagCCCAGTTcagtataaatattaaaataagaaaaaatagaatatgtgggatataaaaataagaaaaaatagaatatgtgGGATTCACTGCATGAAAGTCGTGTACCCTCACCTCAAatcacctatttttaaaaatagttttgcacccaccctattttttatatatgtttcaaattttacattgttttttaaaaaaatcatgtatttatagtaaattatataaaaaaattttaaataaacaatatcaatatatgtaattataataaaccATATTATGAGATGAACACAAACATATTAGTGCCATTAGTTGTAGATGTTGGGATGTTATGAACGCATTTAGTAGAGATTCAAATTCGTGTTCGTCCATTACAAATTCTAGATGGACAccttgttagaaaaaaaaacttatgaaaGCTTTAAAAACGAAATTGGTTAACCTAATCACATACTTGAATTTTGGTTTATGGACCATTTATGGTTCTATTTAATACCTTATGATATGAGAAGTTTGTAAAACCGATTGTCTATGTGAGAACTTGTGAATATATTTTCCTATACGTTATACTATTGAACTCATTACACATTTCTATAGTTTATATCGCAGTAACGTGATtgtaatatgattttttttcttataaagtTCTTCTTATTACACTCCTAATATGCGTGTCTCTTAGACCTATATTGAcgttttacaattttattgatttaaaaaccttactttttttttataaaaaagtatgATTCTACGTGAAATATTTTTGAAGGGTTGAATTTAGAGACCATATATTGTATGAAAACGTTGCTATTGTCTGGagtacatatatttttttaaaaaatcgcACAAGTAAAGTGGTGAAATTGACGATTTGTATCTAATAGCAATTTACCTACTTATGAggtgcaaaaataaaaacattcaaccataaaaatgtaaaactagataaaaaaaaaaatagtcattaGTACTAAacgataattttaaaaaacaacctTAAAATTGTGCAACATATTACAacaatgaataaataattaaaaaaagtatatatatgcaCAACTTTATAAAATTACACTTTTAAATCCATAGTACATCGTGAATGATTGTTTAGCCAGTGCAACTTAacaaattttggaaattagaAATGTTAATAAGGAatcaaaaattatatttgcccttaaaaattgataagattaaaaataagcatagaaaaataatgtaaaagaaaagaagtagcCTCCGAGTAAAGAAATTCGTGCAAAGACATTCACCAAGGATTAGTGTTGCACTCGAATTTCGTAGGCAGAACAAGCAAATAGACTATCGTGTGTATGGAGAATTTCTTCATCATACATGTTATTTTAAAGAACAACAAAATGTTAAAGCATAAACatataaactaaacaaatgGATAAAAGTGTATGGAAACAATATTCTACCAATTATAAAACAGACAATGAACATGAAATTATGGACCTAAGAGGgggtgtgaaaaaaaaaaaaagaaatcagaaCAAGAGGCTAttactaataataatgaatcataacaaaaacctaaaaaaaaaccaaaaaaagatCATCAGAAATCATAGCACATTGGGGGATGAAAGTAAAACGAATTTGAATACATACATCAAGATAACATCCATCAAATATTTGGCGAGGGGTCAAAACCAAAGGCAATACATTAAAATGAGCAAAATAGATATGAAAACaatattcaaagaaaatagaaaatgaatagGTATTGGACAAAGTTtaagttaaaacaaaataagaagcAAGGATGAGAAGATTAATGCAAAAAGGAATCAGAATAGGTACAAATTTTCGTCATCCGCTACACATACCTTTCCAAATGAGTAGCCACCCCTGCCATGCTTGTTGATACCTGAGTGTAACATCTGTCACTTGAAGCACGTTggatagaaataaaaatgcgACAATGTTAAATTATCGTCGAAGCAACAAGGGGAAGTTCGACAACGATCTGTTACAACAAAGCCCTTAATCGAAACATAGAGATGATGGATTTGGTCTGGGAGGAACGCATGTGAGCAACAAATCACAGAGacaactttttcatttctgaaGCAACATGCAAAGCAATCTGTATTTtaggaagagaaaatgaaaatggaacacaaaagaaggaagaaaaaaaaaatccgatgtaatggagagaaaatggaacataaaagaacaaaaaatgcGTCAAGGAAATGTGACGAAATAAAGGAGGAATTGCTGACGAAATTAAATGATTACGACTGAAATGGAGAAGTTGAGGAGGGTTAAGGGAAAAGTTATAGAAGGAAAGAGAGGGAATATGAGGATTAGGATAACCCTAACccaattataataaaactgAGGCCAAAGAAGGTTTGGGCTTTTGACCCAATCTTAATCCCCATATTCAACCAAGAACATCCCACTCACTCCACCACAACCataataaagtattatttaatattttaaaattaatattaaaatataaaaatcgaTAATGTGAGGGGTACGCACCCCTTAATAAATCTCTCCCGATTATGAGAttatataacataattttacattaaaaCAACAAATGTTCAGGTCGAAATCATATTTTGatactatttagttttttttttttttttggcataTTACAGAAGATCAATTTTTAAtcctattttattaaaaaaaaatcaaaatttgtgtcaaacaatctattaaaaccattaaaaaaattaatttaaacttatgCTCAAGTACATCTTAATACATTCAAGCCACTACCTGAATATAAACCAACCAATTAAAACTTGGGCATATGAAATCCTTGAATCTAAAAACACCAAGCAACTGAAATCTAATTTAGAAGAAATAACTTTGCCCCAAGTATGccttgaaattcaaattcactTCCAATCTCCCAAATCAACACAGATACAGAGTCACTTACCAATACTTAGCCATTATAATCCAAAACCTATGATTAAGATTGAATTAGGAACCATGGTTCATAAGAAAACTTACCAATAACTTACAAAAGCCTCCTCATAAACGAACTCGAACTTGTTGGACCATAACTTAAACTACTCCACAATCTCATACTAATCAACCATACCAGAAAATTTCAGCAAAATTGAATAGGTTGAAGTACAACAACTTCTAACAGTAACCGATGGCAAAGTACAACACTCAAATTGTCGTATCCTCATGATTCCTCTCATTCAAATGCGACATCGATTCATTCATCTCTCCctcataaatttgaatttttgcttTGTTTGTCCCCAAACCACATCCTACTATGAGAGGTTCCTCTTTGATACCATTATTTAACgagtaaacaaaaa
Coding sequences within:
- the LOC101213946 gene encoding ABC transporter C family member 3, with amino-acid sequence MGSFDYSMLSLTNGFFHGSVSSAAHFLLEPSLAHGLSGLAHLVLLLAFCFLWVCFKFKAGCGERQTETGSLYVKGTFMCCLVISVYNLVFLSLDCFYWYRNGWSEGFLVTLLDFGLKALAWGTVSFCLHSQVSKIGKLKFAIHLRVWWVSYFAVSCYCLTVDSVHYSQTHSLPIRYLVSDVISVVFGLLIVYVGFFVKSVSEQDPLEEHLLNGETRYTTLSNGSVELKNCKGEETVTPYETAGIFSILSFSWMGPLIATGKKKALDLEDIPQLASRDAVSGTFQILRNKLESECGTINRVTTLSLAKCLLYTAWKEILLTAVFAFIYTLATYVGPYLIDTFVQYLNGHRDFENEGYVLACVFFLAKLVECLAMRHWFFRVQQVGIRVRAALVAMIYNKGLTLSCQSRQQHTSGEIINFMTVDAERVGDFSWYMHDVWLVVFQVGLALLVLYKNLGLASISAFVATIAIMLINIPLGKLQEKFQDKIMESKDTRMKATSEILRNMRILKLQGWEMKFLSKISELRNIEAGWLKKFLYTLSVTTFVFWGAPTFVSVITFGTCMLVGIPLESGKVLSALATFRILQEPIYNLPDTISMVVQTKVSLDRIVAFLRLDDLQADIIERVPRGSSTTAVEIVNGNFSWDSSSSNLTLRDINFKVEHGMRVAVCGTVGSGKSSLLSCILGEVPKTSGNLRVCGSKAYVAQSPWIQSGKIEDNILFSKEMDRERYKRVLEACCLEKDLEILSFGDQTVIGERGINLSGGQKQRIQIARALYQDVDIYLFDDPFSAVDAHTGSHLFKECLLGVLSSKTVIYVTHQVEFLPAADLILVMKDGRITQAGKYEEILRSGTDFMALVGAHEEALSAINSSVEGDSSKNSTSKEDESVISTNGITHEDDKSDIQDGRAVDASKSKGQLVQEEEREKGKVGFPVYWKYIKSAYGGALVPIILFGQVLFQILQIGSNYWMAWATPVSEDMEPPVSTSRLIIVYVALSVGSSLCVLLRSALLVTAGFKAATELFVKMHTSIFRAPMSFFDATPSGRILNRASTDQSTLDMDIPFRVASFCFNVIQLVGIIAVMSQVAWQVFIIFIPVMAVCIWYEQHYIPSARELSRLIGVCKAPVIQLFSETISGSTTIRSFDQESRFQDTNMKLTDAYSRPKFHTAAAMEWLCFRLDLLSSITFASSLIFLISIPVGVIDPGIAGLSVTYGLNLNMLQAWLIWNLCNMENKIISVERIFQYTSIPSEPPLVIEENRPDRSWPAFGEIELHNLQVRYAPQLPLVLRGVTCTFPGGKKTGIVGRTGSGKSTLIQTLFRIVDPVAGHIVIDNINITTIGLHDLRSKLSIIPQDPTMFEGTVRSNLDPLEEYADEDIWEALDKCQLGDEVRKKEGKLDSTVSENGENWSMGQRQLVCLGRVLLKKSKVLVLDEATASVDTATDNLIQQTLRQHFSDCTVITIAHRITSVLSSDMVLLLSHGLIEEYDTPTRLLEDKASSFSQLVAEYTQRSGSR